GCCTGCTGCGGGTCAGTGTTGTCTCCGGGGCGGCTTTGGCGCCCCTGGGCTGGATCGCACTCAAGGAATATCAGAAGCAGCGCATCCTGTCCTTCTGGAATCCTGATGCAGATCCGCTGGGTGCGGGCTATACCGTGATCCAGTCGAAGATTGCGGTGGGTTCCGGAGGATTACTGGGCAAGGGCTGGCTTTCAGGGACCCAAAACCAACTCAATTTTCTTCCCGAACGCCATACGGACTTTATCTTTTCCGTTATTGGAGAAGAGTGGGGTTTTGTCGGCTCTTTGGTTCTGTTGTTCCTATTTGGTTTGCTCTTTTACCGGATCTACCGTGTAGGTCTCAAGGCGGTTGATTGGGAGGGGCGCCTGCTATGTGTGGGCGTGATTGTCTGGATTTCCACCCAGGTCCTGATCAATATTTGCATGACCATCGGTTTAATGCCTGTGGTGGGATTGCCTCTGCCTTTCTTGAGCAAGGGCGGCTCGCATGTGATGAGCACCTGGTTTGCGCTGGGTCTGGTTTTGAGCGTATCCCGGACGGCTCGAAGGTAGCCTGCCTTGAAGGTCCCCAATTCATAAGGTATACTTCTGTATTAGGCAGTATTTTTTCCGGGGACACAATGTTTCAGTTGGACTGACAAATTGTGTCCCCGCATAAGGGGATCCCAGGATGTCCAGCTCCAACGCCGTACTCACCATGGATGAAATGCTCAAGGAAATGGTGCACCGGGGGGCATCGGACCTTCATATTTCAGTGGGTTGCCCGCCCCATATCCGTCTCCACGGCAGCCTGGTTCCTCTTGAAGGCTGCGATTCCCTCAGCCCTGAAATGGCCCGGGAACTGATCTATACCCTGTTGGA
This genomic stretch from Candidatus Omnitrophota bacterium harbors:
- a CDS encoding FtsW/RodA/SpoVE family cell cycle protein, whose protein sequence is LLRVSVVSGAALAPLGWIALKEYQKQRILSFWNPDADPLGAGYTVIQSKIAVGSGGLLGKGWLSGTQNQLNFLPERHTDFIFSVIGEEWGFVGSLVLLFLFGLLFYRIYRVGLKAVDWEGRLLCVGVIVWISTQVLINICMTIGLMPVVGLPLPFLSKGGSHVMSTWFALGLVLSVSRTARR